A segment of the Aureliella helgolandensis genome:
CCCCGATACGATCGTAGCAGCCGTTGCAGCGAAGACCGCTTGAAACAACCATCCCACTTCAGGCGTGAAGGTTGAGCCGGTTACGCCATCGAGACCAAACCCACCGAAGCCGAAGTACGGCGAGGGATCGGCACCGGCGTAGTCACCAGGATACATGATCCCGTAGCCGACCACGAAGAACAGCAACACACCGATGCAAATATCCATCGAGTTTTTGAACAACACGTTCACAGTGTTCTTCTGGGCATTGAAGCCAGCTTCCACCATCGCGAAGCCAGCTTGCATGAGGAACACCATGGCTGCAGCGAGGAACAAGAACATATTGTCCAACGCAAAACCGACGCCCAAGTCGGCCGTCTCAGCCTCCTCCTCAACTTCGACCACAGCAGGCGTCTCCGCCTCTGTCGCCGATTCGACCGCTACCACTCCAGCAGCGCCATCCGGCTCCTCTTGCCCAACAGCAATGCTAGGTAAGAGCAACATACAACCTAATAATCCACCCAACAAAAGAGGCATCCTAGCCCGCCTTAGAACTGTCTCTTGCAATATCAACTTTCTCGCCTTTCAACCGGAAGTAACTCTCGTGCGCACAAGCAACGTTACTTGCGAACACCCACGCCATCACCATCACGCAACACTGGCTGAGCTCCGGCGGTTGGTTGATTTGCTGAACCGACGACACTAGCCCTCGGATTCGTAACGCGTCCCGTCCCCACTCCCGATCCGCGGCCAGTGCCCACGGTCTAGAAGAACGAACGGTGCGATAAATCAATCAGCCGCCGGCGCCACATCGCTACTAAGTTTCCTGCTGCATCGAGCGGGATGCCAAGTAGCCAAGTCGTGCTGGCAATCGATCACCGTGGATGGGTAATGCACGCGGTGGGCCAGAATGTTAAAACGCGACCTTCCATCAGGTCTTACGCGACACTTAAACACAGCAACAGAAAGGAGTTACAGAAAACTCAACTTTCTTAAGGAAAGAGCCCAAAAGCGAGCAGCGGAACGACATTGCCACAAAAAAGGGCAAGCAACGCTAATAGATTAAGCACGACGATTGCTGCTTCAACGAAAACAGCCAGCACATTTGCATGTGCTGGCTGAGAGCGTTTAGGTGTCGGAAATCTTCAGAGCTTAGAAGGTGAAGATCATGTCGGTGCCGAAGGTAGTTTGGCTGGAGCCCAACTCATTGCCAGCGACATTATCCTTGTCCCAATCCCAGCGAATTTCTGGGCGGAACATGAGGTTGCTAGTAGGAGCATAGTTGATGCCGGTGGTGTAGGCGTAAATGTCGCTACGACCAGCGTTGACCCCATAGATCCCCTTGTCAACGTTGTACCACTCGAGGCGTTGTCCCCAAGTCACTTGATCATTGATGGTGTACAACAGGTAGTTGTTGACATCGAACGTTTCGCGTTCGGTGGAGCGACCTGTGCCATCGGTATCGAGGAGGTCAATCCACAATACGTGCTGCCAATTGTCGGTCAATTGGCTGGAGATCACGGTGCTGGACATGTAACCGACTTCGTCATTGGCGAAGCGGCCGAACATGAATTGACCAGTGATATTGACGTTGTCGCTGTAGTCATAAGACGATCCACCCAGGAAGGCGTCGCCATTGTCTTCAAACGCGCTGTCCCAACCGAGAACGTATCCACCGTAGAGGGTCAGCTTGTCGCTGGCTTGGTATTGCGCCAGAGCACCGGTATGGGTAAACGGCTCGCTGTTGTTCATGGTATAGCTGTGCGAGTAGAAGAAGTTTCCAGTCGCTCCAACCACTTCGTAACCAATCAGCGTGAAGAAGTGTCCCACTTTGACCGACAGGTCGCCGTAGGCGGCTTCTACGTAAAGCTGAGGAATTGCATGGCCGTAGCCGGCATCCCCAACCCCATTATCCCAAGTATTGTCCCAGTGACCATTGCCAGGACCGAAGGACTGCGTGTTAGGTCCATCTGTACCGTAAATGTAGTCAATGCGACCACCGAAGCCCAGCCCGTTGCTGCCGTCCGCTACGCGTTCGGCGTACATCCAAGCTTGCTGCAATTCGACATTATTGGCACGGTTGTTGAACAAGCTGTTGTTGTAGGTGTGGTAGCCGACTTGCGACCAGCCACCGATGGTGAAGCCTAGCACATCGTTTTGGAATAGCTTCCAAGGTTCGTCGCTGCAACCGCTGGCAGAATCGCATCCGCCGCCCAGGAATCCGCCCATGCTGTCGCAGGCATTGATTCCGCTGGTATCACAACAGCTTACCGGAGCGTCGCCACAGCTTGAGGAAGCTGGAATGACTGCCGCGTACTGGCTGCGCACAGCAGCCGCGGTGGTAACAGGTGCAGGTTGAGCAGCGTAGTATTCGTAGTCACTAGCTGGTTGTTGAGCAGGCGAAGCAGCGAAAGCAGCTCCCCCCAAGCAAGTCGCAGCTATCGCTGCGGACAAGGCCAACTTGGTAATCTTCATCTTTTCATCCTTGATTAAATTCGGAACCCTAGACGATCACAACCACATCCTGAGTTGTGTCGGAAACGGGATTAAGACCCAAGACCGCCAAATCGATAGTCGAGCCACTAGCGATCATCTTGAATCACGAAACGGCTGCTTAGTGAGTACGTTTCCGAGAGTTACTATCGGCGTGAAAATTACCGCAAATTCATCGGTTCCTTCGAATCTCCCATTCGTCGGATTGTTAGAGTCATACGAATCCCACCGAGTTTAACGGTTGCGCAAGCCCCGCGGCCCCCCAACTGGCAAACCGTAAGAAATCCTTAGTCTCGCCAATCGAGTAGCGCTGTGGCAAACGCCTGCGGATCGAAGACTGCCAGGTCTTCCAGTTTTTCTCCTAGCCCAACCAATTTGACCGGCAAATCAAACTCTTGACGGATGGGGATAATCACGCCCCCTTTCGCAGACCCATCAATCTTGGCTAAGACGATTCCGGTACAACCTGCCGCAGCCGAGAAACCGCGCGCCTGACTGATCGCATTCTGCCCGGCAGTTGCGTCCAACACGAGCAGCACTTCATGCGGCGCTTCGGGAATATGCTTGGCAATCACGCGGCGAATCTTATCGAGTTCCTGCATGAGATTGCTCTGCGTCTGCAACCGCCCGGCAGTATCGATAATGCACACATCGTAGTTTTCATCGCGTGCTTTCAGAGAAGCTTGGAAAGCAACGGTGCCAGGATCCGCCCCCTGCTGTCCCTTGACGATATCGCATCCAATACGCTCCGACCAAACCGTTAGTTGTTCGACAGCTGCGGCGCGGAACGTATCCCCCGCCCCCAACAGCACGCGGTGGCCTTCCTGGGTGAACTTGTAAGCCAACTTGGCGATTGACGTAGTTTTCCCGGAGCCGTTAACCCCCACCACCAAAATCACCGTCGGCCCAGACTCCGCCAACTGGATGGCCGTCCCCCCTTGCTCCAGGGTCGTTTGAATTTCCTCCGAAATGGTTTGCAATACTTCCGCAAATTGGACTTTGCGAGCTCTGAAGTCGGCACCGATGCGATCGCGGATTTGCGTCGCCATCTTCCCCCCCATATCACTCTTCACCAATACGGCGAAGAGCTTCTTGAGGAATTCGTCGTTGACGAGTTCTCCGTCGCTCTTCCACAAATCGCGAATATCAGTGTTGAGAGCACGGCTGGTTTTCTCAAGCGCCGAACGGATGCTCCCCAAAATCCCGCCGCTGCCGGTCTCGCTAACGCCGTCCGCTTCTGAAGCACCGTCTCGCTTGTTCTTCTTATTCCAAAATGCCATTAATTCAACTCACACGCTTCTTCATAGTGTTCATCAGAAACCAGCCATACTTTACCATCAAACCACCATCCCGCCCCCTCCAACGGCTGAAGCCACCTAGGTTCCTGCGGGTTGTGCGATTCGACGATGTCATTCTAGACCGCAACTCCAATGCATCGAGGGGGCCGGAGTCCTCCATCCCGACTTACACGGGATTGCAGAAAGCGGTTTAATAGGTGCCAACCAGGAGCAGCCGTCCCATGGCTCGCTTTTCCACACCTGTTTCCCTCCGTAATTCCGCGCGTTCCATGCTCAATTTACAAAGCACCTCCAGCTCCCGCTGGCTGGACCAAGTCGATTCCAGTCTGGAAGAAATCTTGATCGACCACGCGCATTGCGAGCACAAAGCGGCCGCTACCGCGATGAGCTTGATGGGAGGCTATATTGAGAATCAAGAATTATGCCGCGAAATGACGCTGATCGTGGAAGAGGAATTGGAGCACTTCCATCTCGTTATCCAGCTTCTTAAGAAACGCGGGATTGCATTCCAGCGGCAGCAGCCGGGCAACTACGGAAAGTCCCTGAAAGCCCTAGTCCGTCCCAACGAACCGCAGCGAGTGGTCGACCGCTTGCTGGTCGCTGGCATTATTGAAGCGCGCAGCTGCGAACGATTCAACCTCCTGGCCGAACACGTCCAAGATGCGGAATTGGCAGAATTCTATCGCTCGCTATTCGAATCCGAAGCGCGACATCACACCACCTACGTGCGACTTGCGAAACAGTTCGCGGACGACGCCACCGTCAAGCAACGGCTGCGCGAGCTCGCCTCTCAAGAAGCAGAGATCATCGCGCAGGGTAGCCCCCTACCTCGCATGCACAGTTAGCCATTTTTCTACAAGATCATTACGATGAGCATTTCTACTGAATCTGACTTTCCCGCCCACTTGCAACCCTATGCTGAACAGATCGACGGGCTACGTGAAGTGGGGCGTGTATTCTGGGAGCGTGGCTGGAGTGTAGGCACCAGCAGCAACTACAGCGTCGTCGTCGATCGCAATCCGACCAAGATACTGGTTACCGCCAGCGGCAAGCATAAGGGGCGGTTGAGCCGCGCCGATTTCGTGCTTGTGGACAGCCACGGAGAGCCAATCCAAGCGGAGCAACCCAAGTCATCCGCCGAGACACTCCTACACTGCGTGGCCGCCGAGGACTCCAGTGTTGGGGCCATTCTGCACACCCACAGCGTCTGGTCCACCGTCCTCTCCGATCGCTTCTCGGCCCAGGGCGGCATCCTGCTCGAAGGCTATGAAATGCTCAAAGGACTCAGCGGTGTCACGACACACGAACATGCCGAATGGCTCCCCATCTTTGAGAACACCCAGCATATCCCAGACTTGGCTGCCAAGGTGAAAGCGGCCATGCAATCCCCCGAGCAACCACTAACACATGGTTACATCATACGCAAACATGGAATCTACACTTGGGGCCAAGATCTCGATGAGGCCTTCCGACAAATTGAGATCCTAGAATTCCTACTAGAGTGCGTGGCCCGCACCGGCGCCCTCTCTTAAACGCAAGCCGTCGCGAAACCATTCCTGGAAGTGTGATTCACGCAGCCAACGCAAGGTCACACTTCCAAGGATATCTCGATTCTCTTTTGAATCCCTAGTGAGACACCCCTCGACTAGGAGCGGCGACGACGCAGGAATCCACCACCTAGCAAAGCTGTCAGCAAAGTTAGGGAAGCTGGCTCTGGTACCGCCGTGACGGTGAGCAATCCAGATCTCGACGTAAGTTCAATCGCAGTATTATCCGGTCCCAGCAGGACCGAAAAGTGCTGGTTACCGACGATGAAATCAGGATTCAGCAAAATCGTGTCCCCTGCCACCTTGCTGGAAATATCCAGCGTCAAAAAGACGGCGACTCCATTGGCAGAGACCGACGTAGATGGCGTGACACCAGGCAGATTCAAGATGGTTGCTCCGTTGGGAAACGGAACTGAGGCTGAAGCACTGGCGAGGGCAGGTGTGACCACGGTACCTAAACTGGTATCGGTATCCCAGATCGTCTGATCTAAACTGAAACCGGTAATCAGCGCCGTCTCAGTTCCTCCCACGATTGTTCCTCCATCGTTAAGTCCGAAACCCAACGTCATGCCATTGAGCGCATCGGTGCCCGCAATGTTGAGCCCAATGACAATTTCTTGAGTCCCCTCACTTACAAAGATATCTTCGGTCGAAAGCGTGAGCGCCGCGGATGCGACTGACGTCAACGCAGTAGAAATCAGTACGCCTAGTGCAAGTACTCGTAACATGATCAAACTCCTAGTTATTTAGTTAGTAAACAATTTAGTACGCGAAAACTTGGTAAGAAAACCGTGGATGCAGGCCCTTAAGCCCTGCCTCCAACTCCCCTCCCAAGCAGGCACACCAACAGCGATGCAGATGCTTTGAGAGGAGAGCCAGGGACGTGCAATGACAGGACGCACCAGCAAAGAGAGAGGAGGTGTTAAGCAAGTCCATCCCGTTCGAGTTCGGCGAAAATGCTGTCGACGTTGGACTCATGTTGCTGGTCAGAATCCGAGTCTTCTTCTTCGGTTAGCTGTTGCGGGCCAACCATCACCCACATCTCTGCGGCGTCAACACCGCTCTGAGTCTGGGAGTCTCCAACCGGAGCTCCAGTCGCAAGTGCATGAGCTGAAGAACAACTCTTCCCCACAAACTCAGGTTCTGAGGAAGGCGATTCTGTAGGTAAAGAGTTTGACTCGCCATCTACGGAGGGCACCCAACCGGCGACCAATGCGGACGTGGAAGCATCCGACACCGCAGGGGCAGCCGCGACAGGTGTTGCCGCACTACCAGCAGCAGTCGCTGCAATGTCGAGTAGCACCAACGATGTAAAGCCGGTGTAATGCCCCTGCGACAATCCGTAATCCACTACGTTCACGGCGCGGTCGTGATTGAGATCGAATTTATTCTCGATGGCAGCTGGCACGAAGCCGGTAAAATTAACGCCAATCAATGCAGTGTCTTCCACGTTGACCGCAGTGCTACCGGATTGATTCCCCATCTCACCAATTTGATTGCCCCAGTAGTAGACCTTATCGGCAGACAACCCTGTATTGGGAGTTGCCAACAACGTCACTTCCAGCCACTGGTTCTGAATGGCGTTATTGGGCCATACAATCCGCAGTCGATCCGAACCGTCCACTCCAGCTCCCGCCTGAACTTCGATGGAAGTGGGAATCGGTGCCTCGGCCCAAGACGCAAGCGATTGATTGTTGCCGACGTGGAAGGAGAAATCGGCCACAGTCGGCGTACCGGCCAAGTTCGCAACATCCACGATGACACCGTTAAGACCTCGGCTGTAGTTGGTATAGTTCGCGTATGTCGCGACTCCATCTCCAGGCTGGTAGGGCTGCTTATCCGGCGCGATTGCCTCAGTTCCGCTGTAGCTCGAGTCGTTGTAGAAGACGCTCGACCCCACGGCCTCAGCCGCAGTGGCATCTGCGGGAATGTAGTAAATTTCAAGTCGCGGTCGTTCCACCAACAGCGGTGTTTCCGACGAACGAATTGCCCAACCATCGGTACCACTGGCCCAAGGCAAAATTGCCCAGCCATGGTTCTCCTTCTGGCCGGCAACCCATTCGGTCACATCGGAGGTGACGTCAAACGTGTTGAAGCCGCCCAACACGTTGGGGTTTCGGCTGGAATTCCCAGCTACCGTGGACGGATTGAGCGCGGCTTCGACCCCATCGGGCGAGATGCCATCGACCAACGTATTCCATGTATCCGTGTCGGCCCATTCGGTTAGCATTGGGAAGAACTGACCACCGTCACCGGTCGCATTGCCGGAGGTGCTGCCCAGTGTCAAAACCGCAGTCACAATGGTCGACCCAGCGGGAATCCGCCCGATCGCGTTGCCGATAATATCGTCAAAACGGAGCAAGGTTTGCGTATCTGGGGATGGAGCATCGACAAACAGCGTCTCGACAGCCGATTTATCAGTATCGGCCTCCGCGTCGCGAAGCTCAGTATCGACGGTCGATTCGTAGCCGTCCACACCGTCTCGGAAGCTGGCCGACTGCATGCCCGCCGGTAGCCATTCGATTCGCAGCGTAGGACGCTGACTCGCGTCGCTGGCCTCCGAGGAACTAATTTGCCATCCATCCGTTCCGCCTTCCCATGGCAACAAGGCCCAGCCATGGTTGGCTTCTCCAGTCGCCCAAGCTCGCAGATCTTCGAGCACACTGATCGATCCGATTCCCGTACCCGAAGAACCGCTACCTGCTAATAGCCCAATCTGTGAATCGAACTCGGCTCGCGCTTCGACCCCATCAGCTTGAACACCATCTCCCGTGGAATTCCAAGTCGCGGCGTCCGCATCGAACGCACTTAGCAATCGATGCATCTGAGCCCCATCTCCCGAATTGGTCATGTTCAAGGAGAGCACTGCTGAGGTAATAATTGCACCGCTAGGGATCTGCCCAACCCCATCCCCGAAGATCTGGTCAAACCGCAGCAGGATTTGGCTATCATTGGTAGAGCCTTCATCATGCCAATCCACCCACAAATCGGTCGGCACAGGCGTGTCTGGAGTCGATTGCGACAATCGGATATCAGCCGCACCACTGTAGGCGCCATAGCCGTTGTCTAGACCTTGCCGGAGATCTCGAACTCGCACCAAGCCAAGTTCCAGCCCCTTGGTAGCAGGCCCCGAACTCTTGCCGTTTCCGTCCACCAGCTCGATATCAAAGGTCCGTGAACTCAGCGGAGTTGTCAGTTCATTGTTTGCGAAAGTGATCGCTCGCAAAACCGCCTGAGCTCCGCCCAGCGTCGCCTGCGCGTTGAAAGTCACGCCGAGCGGCCCGGCGGTTCCGTTTCCAGCCACGGTTCCAATGACCACCCCCTGAAAGCTCACTTCGTCCCCGCTAACAGTGACATCGGCTCCCGCAACCGAGCGAATTACCAGGAGGTCGGTTGCCAGACCTCCACCACTTTGGGTGACACTCAATACGGCACCATCTAAGAATGCAATTTCCCCATCGCTAAGCACTCCAGCTGGATCAATGCTGACTGGAGTATCACCAAGTGCATAGTAGGTGGATCCACCGGATGCAATCACTGGCGTGGCCGCACCAGTGCCTGCAATGTTGAGTGTTACAGTCGCACTACTGGCCCCCCCGAACCCGTCTTCCATCGTGTAAGTGAAGGTGTCAACGACCGAATCTCCTGCATAGAGAGCGTCGAGTAGATTGCCTGGCGAGTAGACGATACTGCCGTCGGCGTTGACCGACAGACCAGCCCCCAAGGCACTCGTGACACTCGTTCCGGTCACTTTCAGACCATCGGGAGTGGGCCGCCAAACCGGTTGCGAAGCACTATCAAACGGAACGAAGGTGAAACTGAAGGGAGTGTCTTGCAGTCCCATGCCAGGCTGATCATGGGAACGAATCACAAACCCTCCCGCTCCATCGTCTTCGTAAGTAAGGTAGTTGTCTTCGACGTCTGCGTTGCCCTGAGTGGAAAGCAACAGAACGCCCGTGGCCGGGGACTGACCAGGAATGGTGAGGTTCCATTCATGGCCCCCGCTGACGACTTCCTGGCGCTGGAGCGTAAACTCCCCAACACCCAGAGTGACAGGATTCACGGCGTCCGAAGTCGGGTCCACCACCGCGGCCACCAAATTCTCCGATTGTCGTGGCATATAAACGAAGGAGAAACCACCATCTTCGCTATCGGCAAAATCTTGTTGATTGTCCCGGACGGCTAATAGGTACCGATCCGTTCCAGCAATCGCTGATACCGAGATCACATTGTCGGCCTGCTCGTTGCCGATCGCCAACAGAAACCCAGCGGTCGCCGAATCGGTAATCCCTGGGATAGTAATCTCATATCGGCCAACTGCCGTGCGAACCACATCGGTAGCCGCCAGCCCATTGCTGGCCAGCACGTTGCCGAGCGGGTCAACGTGACCTCCCGTCCAGTTGTCAGCAAAGCGGAAGTAGCTCAAACTCACACTTCCATCAGCAGCCGCATCGGCACCGAATTGCCCGATCGCTAGCGACGTCCCACCAGTACCGTTTTCGAAGGCTTGCACCAATCGGAAATCGGTAGGTGTTCCTTCATCGTTCTGCGCGATGGTAGCCAATACGACTCCATCATTGCGGGAGATGGGAGTACTGCCATCGAGAAGCTCAACTTCGCCTAACCCGTTGCTACCCAAGGTAATTGAATTGGCACCCGTACCGGTTTGCGCAACGGACCAATTGCTCGAGCCATCCACCGAAAGGTTGGCTGACGCGATTCCGACTGGCACGCCATAGACGGCGGAAAAATCGGGGTCGGTGTCGTTGCCCAGAACCGTCAGCAACGCGTGGTTGGCATGGAACTCGTTCAGCCAGATCGTATCGTTGTTGGCGACGGGAGCTTGGTTCTCGCCGGTGACAGTCACCGTCACCGTTCCGGTGGTTGTCTGAGCCGGATTGCGATTATCCGAGAGCGTATAAGTGAAAACGTCTTCGATGGTTTGTCCCACTTCCAATCCAGCAATTGCAGCTCCGCCGGTACTTGGGTTGTATCGGATGGTACCGTCGGCGTTGAGGCTGACCGTCGCTCCCAACGCGCTGGTTCCACTAACCGCTGAGACATCGAGATCGAGACCGGCCAAGCGTTCGAGCGGTTGATCAAAAGGCAGGAAGACGAAGTAGAAGTTCTCACTAGTCGCACCATATGCACCCGTGTTGAATGCTTCGATGCGGAATTGATCACCATCGGGAGTTGCCATAACCGCTTTCGGCGCGGGTACATCGGTAAACACGCCGGGAGGGTTTTGAACTTGAATTCCTTCGGCAGATATTGCAATCATGGCTCCGTCAGCTGGCGTATAGCCGGGCACGGTCAGCAGGGTGCCTCCGGCATTATCAACTGCAGTCACTCCTCCATACTGCTTTCCAAGTACAAAGCCCCCTGTCGCGTAGTGTCCGCCGATCAGATTGGGCGTATCCCCTGGGATATAGA
Coding sequences within it:
- a CDS encoding porin, whose amino-acid sequence is MKITKLALSAAIAATCLGGAAFAASPAQQPASDYEYYAAQPAPVTTAAAVRSQYAAVIPASSSCGDAPVSCCDTSGINACDSMGGFLGGGCDSASGCSDEPWKLFQNDVLGFTIGGWSQVGYHTYNNSLFNNRANNVELQQAWMYAERVADGSNGLGFGGRIDYIYGTDGPNTQSFGPGNGHWDNTWDNGVGDAGYGHAIPQLYVEAAYGDLSVKVGHFFTLIGYEVVGATGNFFYSHSYTMNNSEPFTHTGALAQYQASDKLTLYGGYVLGWDSAFEDNGDAFLGGSSYDYSDNVNITGQFMFGRFANDEVGYMSSTVISSQLTDNWQHVLWIDLLDTDGTGRSTERETFDVNNYLLYTINDQVTWGQRLEWYNVDKGIYGVNAGRSDIYAYTTGINYAPTSNLMFRPEIRWDWDKDNVAGNELGSSQTTFGTDMIFTF
- the ftsY gene encoding signal recognition particle-docking protein FtsY; its protein translation is MAFWNKKNKRDGASEADGVSETGSGGILGSIRSALEKTSRALNTDIRDLWKSDGELVNDEFLKKLFAVLVKSDMGGKMATQIRDRIGADFRARKVQFAEVLQTISEEIQTTLEQGGTAIQLAESGPTVILVVGVNGSGKTTSIAKLAYKFTQEGHRVLLGAGDTFRAAAVEQLTVWSERIGCDIVKGQQGADPGTVAFQASLKARDENYDVCIIDTAGRLQTQSNLMQELDKIRRVIAKHIPEAPHEVLLVLDATAGQNAISQARGFSAAAGCTGIVLAKIDGSAKGGVIIPIRQEFDLPVKLVGLGEKLEDLAVFDPQAFATALLDWRD
- the miaE gene encoding tRNA-(ms[2]io[6]A)-hydroxylase codes for the protein MARFSTPVSLRNSARSMLNLQSTSSSRWLDQVDSSLEEILIDHAHCEHKAAATAMSLMGGYIENQELCREMTLIVEEELEHFHLVIQLLKKRGIAFQRQQPGNYGKSLKALVRPNEPQRVVDRLLVAGIIEARSCERFNLLAEHVQDAELAEFYRSLFESEARHHTTYVRLAKQFADDATVKQRLRELASQEAEIIAQGSPLPRMHS
- the mtnB gene encoding methylthioribulose 1-phosphate dehydratase, giving the protein MSISTESDFPAHLQPYAEQIDGLREVGRVFWERGWSVGTSSNYSVVVDRNPTKILVTASGKHKGRLSRADFVLVDSHGEPIQAEQPKSSAETLLHCVAAEDSSVGAILHTHSVWSTVLSDRFSAQGGILLEGYEMLKGLSGVTTHEHAEWLPIFENTQHIPDLAAKVKAAMQSPEQPLTHGYIIRKHGIYTWGQDLDEAFRQIEILEFLLECVARTGALS
- a CDS encoding PEP-CTERM sorting domain-containing protein (PEP-CTERM proteins occur, often in large numbers, in the proteomes of bacteria that also encode an exosortase, a predicted intramembrane cysteine proteinase. The presence of a PEP-CTERM domain at a protein's C-terminus predicts cleavage within the sorting domain, followed by covalent anchoring to some some component of the (usually Gram-negative) cell surface. Many PEP-CTERM proteins exhibit an unusual sequence composition that includes large numbers of potential glycosylation sites. Expression of one such protein has been shown restore the ability of a bacterium to form floc, a type of biofilm.); the encoded protein is MLRVLALGVLISTALTSVASAALTLSTEDIFVSEGTQEIVIGLNIAGTDALNGMTLGFGLNDGGTIVGGTETALITGFSLDQTIWDTDTSLGTVVTPALASASASVPFPNGATILNLPGVTPSTSVSANGVAVFLTLDISSKVAGDTILLNPDFIVGNQHFSVLLGPDNTAIELTSRSGLLTVTAVPEPASLTLLTALLGGGFLRRRRS
- a CDS encoding DNRLRE domain-containing protein, whose amino-acid sequence is MAADVVNDAFNLSSGAALNVLANDTTGAEVQTVSAVNFDYDPASVNKGTNQADWFIPTRAGSDVPQRSVIPGALVEEPDQLNFGDLDLWLDVDGSVDAADDVILDRTTGIVLSTLRENMAPASGSSSVNLSVVNYNSGGTGNVWLSTVAAPQNDGESMGRMSAALFPFADGWLGGAFSGSGVEHEAAVNSGITVTKVGTGRYEIAVEGVTDSYSDGFLFSIAGGNSDNYTHATPLGGDKWLLARRDNSSNISGGEDGDFNVLYIPRNSQGLIGGQVVGASSIPNSLSYSVGDFSIQRESTGTWRMTVDGHSPETGMLIMETADTTRGAPGNVYFSYEADGDDFLIRQLEGNTLNPLDDDFTVLFVPFENALAPASTLSHVDLGAPGDASSGVSTLGVALSWNADGTVHYDAAGAIQALGAGQTAIDTFVYSATDGTETNTATVTVNWVGANDAPTVEGTIATQVFNEDDAAVTFDLASLFADADLGDTLSYQIDPGLGGVLEGSIAGTTLTLGPAPDRFGVAYFTITAIDGSGASASITAGATVFSQDDGPRAVDDVAVTDKQTSIDIEVRQNDFHPETTEYSVSAANIDGNAAATGDGDTLWSVVGTSPSPGALTIQSPANLGDVAVGRDGADLTLAEGVFLGTVRDRTSPYQTVNTYNAFGSYGFATDTGISGGERNSPLGVGFFPFAEGWTSGHVAADGTLLGGVGITQANITKLGTGLWEITVPGMASNGAFFDDGMLFAMSGANNDNVMSVSPRVNGGWLVAQVDSDLDISGGGNYGGEDQAWSFVYIPGDTPNLIGGHYATGGFVLGKQYGGVTAVDNAGGTLLTVPGYTPADGAMIAISAEGIQVQNPPGVFTDVPAPKAVMATPDGDQFRIEAFNTGAYGATSENFYFVFLPFDQPLERLAGLDLDVSAVSGTSALGATVSLNADGTIRYNPSTGGAAIAGLEVGQTIEDVFTYTLSDNRNPAQTTTGTVTVTVTGENQAPVANNDTIWLNEFHANHALLTVLGNDTDPDFSAVYGVPVGIASANLSVDGSSNWSVAQTGTGANSITLGSNGLGEVELLDGSTPISRNDGVVLATIAQNDEGTPTDFRLVQAFENGTGGTSLAIGQFGADAAADGSVSLSYFRFADNWTGGHVDPLGNVLASNGLAATDVVRTAVGRYEITIPGITDSATAGFLLAIGNEQADNVISVSAIAGTDRYLLAVRDNQQDFADSEDGGFSFVYMPRQSENLVAAVVDPTSDAVNPVTLGVGEFTLQRQEVVSGGHEWNLTIPGQSPATGVLLLSTQGNADVEDNYLTYEDDGAGGFVIRSHDQPGMGLQDTPFSFTFVPFDSASQPVWRPTPDGLKVTGTSVTSALGAGLSVNADGSIVYSPGNLLDALYAGDSVVDTFTYTMEDGFGGASSATVTLNIAGTGAATPVIASGGSTYYALGDTPVSIDPAGVLSDGEIAFLDGAVLSVTQSGGGLATDLLVIRSVAGADVTVSGDEVSFQGVVIGTVAGNGTAGPLGVTFNAQATLGGAQAVLRAITFANNELTTPLSSRTFDIELVDGNGKSSGPATKGLELGLVRVRDLRQGLDNGYGAYSGAADIRLSQSTPDTPVPTDLWVDWHDEGSTNDSQILLRFDQIFGDGVGQIPSGAIITSAVLSLNMTNSGDGAQMHRLLSAFDADAATWNSTGDGVQADGVEARAEFDSQIGLLAGSGSSGTGIGSISVLEDLRAWATGEANHGWALLPWEGGTDGWQISSSEASDASQRPTLRIEWLPAGMQSASFRDGVDGYESTVDTELRDAEADTDKSAVETLFVDAPSPDTQTLLRFDDIIGNAIGRIPAGSTIVTAVLTLGSTSGNATGDGGQFFPMLTEWADTDTWNTLVDGISPDGVEAALNPSTVAGNSSRNPNVLGGFNTFDVTSDVTEWVAGQKENHGWAILPWASGTDGWAIRSSETPLLVERPRLEIYYIPADATAAEAVGSSVFYNDSSYSGTEAIAPDKQPYQPGDGVATYANYTNYSRGLNGVIVDVANLAGTPTVADFSFHVGNNQSLASWAEAPIPTSIEVQAGAGVDGSDRLRIVWPNNAIQNQWLEVTLLATPNTGLSADKVYYWGNQIGEMGNQSGSTAVNVEDTALIGVNFTGFVPAAIENKFDLNHDRAVNVVDYGLSQGHYTGFTSLVLLDIAATAAGSAATPVAAAPAVSDASTSALVAGWVPSVDGESNSLPTESPSSEPEFVGKSCSSAHALATGAPVGDSQTQSGVDAAEMWVMVGPQQLTEEEDSDSDQQHESNVDSIFAELERDGLA